The proteins below are encoded in one region of Salvelinus namaycush isolate Seneca unplaced genomic scaffold, SaNama_1.0 Scaffold785, whole genome shotgun sequence:
- the LOC120042808 gene encoding STAM-binding protein-like A: protein MADHTDVSLPPEDRVRALTKKGSSVDVNEDVPPRRYFRSGVEMIRMANTYTEEGNAEHAFVLYNKYITLFIEKLPKHRDYKTANIPEKKDTLKRLKEVAFPQAEVLKKALLKLYEQEHAQYLIKKKAEEATLAQQQSKQQALEAERERVVELQRRQREQEQFSAFEEIIRRQELEKERQRILQEFHAPGTPPPDAPLLPGIQGPPLPLAVSPTPPQSPGDSASRVRPPGGSTGPTALPTFDRTLKPMSANTMDGMVDGIRQLAVPSELCSSFLRLADSNTSRAVETCGILCGKLLRNAFTVTHVIVPKQNGGPDYCDTENEEELFLIQDQYDLITLGWIHTHPTQTAFLSSVDLHTHCSYQLMMPEAIAIVCSPRFNETGYFRITDRGMDEISTCKQKGFHPHSKDPPLFTGAGHITVTDDRVTMLDLR, encoded by the exons ATGGCAGACCACACGGATGTCAGCCTGCCCCCTGAGGACCGTGTCCGTGCCCTGACCAAGAAGGGCAGCTCTGTGGACGTGAACGAGGACGTTCCTCCCCGGAGGTACTTCAGGTCAGGCGTGGAGATGATCCGTATGGCCAACACCTACACCGAGGAGGGCAACGCAGAGCACGCCTTCGTACTCTACAACAAGTACATCAC GCTCTTCATTGAGAAGCTTCCTAAACACAGAGATTACAAAACAGCCAACATTCCAGAGAAGAAGGACACCTTGAAG AGACTGAAGGAGGTGGCCTTCCCTCAAGCAGAGGTGCTGAAGAAGGCTCTTCTCAAGTTATATGAGCAGGAGCATGCACAGTATCTCATCAAGAAG AAAGCAGAGGAGGCAACCTTGGCGCAGCAACAGTCGAAGCAGCAGGCGCTAGAAGCAGAGCGGGAGCGTGTGGTGGAACTGCAGCGGCGCCAACGGGAACAAGAGCAGTTCAGCGCCTTCGAGGAGATAATCAG ACGGCAggagctggagaaggagaggcagCGTATCCTTCAGGAGTTTCATGCTCCTGGGACCCCTCCCCCCGATGCACCCCTCCTCCCAGGGATCCAGGGCCCCCCTCTGCCCCTGGCCGTGTCCCCCACCCCCCCTCAGAGCCCGGGGGACAGCGCCAGCCGGGTCAGACCGCCTGGCGGTAGCACCGGGCCCACGGCGCTCCCCACCTTCGACCGGACGCTCAAACCTATGAGCGCTA ACACTATGGATGGCATGGTGGATGGGATCCGGCAGCTGGCAGTGCCCTCAGAGCTTTGCAGCAGCTTCCTCAGACTAGCTGATTCCAACACCAGCCGAGCTGTGGAGACCTGTGGCATCCTCTGTGGTAAACTG CTGAGGAATGCGTTCACAGTGACCCATGTGATCGTGCCGAAGCAGAACGGAGGGCCAGACTACTGCGACACGGAGAACGAAGAGGAGCTGTTCCTGATCCAGGACCAGTATGACCTCATCACCCTGGGCTGGATACAT ACCCACCCCACCCAGACAGCCTTCCTGTCCAGTGTCGATCTCCACACACACTGTTCCTACCAGCTCATGATGCCGGAAGCTATCGCTATCGTCTGTTCACCCAGGTTCAACGA gacggGCTACTTCAGGATAACAGACCGTGGGATGGATGAGATCTCAACATGTAAACAGAAAGGCTTCCACCCTCACAGCAAAGACCCTCCTCTCTTCACT GGAGCAGGACACATCACCGTCACCGATGACAGAGTCACCATGTTGGACCTGCGGTGA